The segment GTTTTTTCTTCAGCAATAGATGGCACGATTTCTTTAAAGCGGCGATATCGGAACATCATGTCTTCCCGTCTGATGCCTTTCTCATACGCCAATTCAATTCCTTCAAAAAATGTCACTACATCAATTATTTCGTCTGTTGTCCAGTCGATTGAAAACGGATAAGAATAATCCATTATTCATCCCTACTTTCATGGTGTAATTGCCCATCTTGTCCGGATTTCGACCGCTTCCTTGACCATCCGGTCCATCAGCTCCTGAACAGTTGGCACATCTTTGATCAAGCCTGTCACCTGCCCCGCCCATCCAAATCCTTCGGTTAAATTCCCGTCATAAATATATCTTTTGTTCGCGGTACCGCTGACGTAGTCACGCAATGCTTCATAGCTCGGGGTAATCGCTTCAATTTCCAGGATTTTATTGGTCCAGCTATTTTTGAGGGTACGGGCCGGAGCGCCGATGCTTTTCTTAATTATAACCGTATCGCTTTCATTGCTGTCAACCAAAGCTTTTTTATATTCCTCTGAAGCATGGACGCATTCTTTGGTCGCAATAAAGCGGGTGCCCATTTCAATGCCTTCTGCTCCCAGAGCATGCGCTGCCATCCATCCTCTTCCATCCCCGATGCCCCCTGAAGCGATGACCGGAATGGAAACAGCATCAACCACTTGGGGAATCAGCACCATCGTGCCAATATCATCTCTCCCCAAATGCCCGCCGCCTTCGTGGCCGACTACCATCACTGCATCCGCACCCAGCTCTTCCGCTTTTTGGGCTTGCCGTCTGGCCGCAACGAGCACCAGTTTTTTGATGGGCGTTCCTTTTAATTGATCGAAAATCGGCGTCGGATTTCCTCCGGTCATGGATACTACGGGAACATTTTCTTGAATAGCTACTTCAAGCATGTGCGAGAACGGCCGGCCATGTTCGCCGATTGCGAAATTGACGCCAAAAGGCTGATCTGTCAATTTCCGTACTTTACGTATTTCTTCTCTAAGCAACTCTGGAGACGACAAGCTCATCGCCGTAATTTGACCCAGCCCCCCTGCATTGGAAACAGCTGCCGCAAGCTCTGCATATGCCAGATATGCCAAACCGCCCTGCACGATTGGCAGGCGTGTCCCTAATAATTCAGTTATTCTTGTAGTAAAATTCATGTGTATGATTCCCTCCCCTTTATTTCCTCTATTCGATGGAACATGCCAAAATCCTTTTATTTTTATAGTATAGCTTTGTTCAACATGCTATAATTCATTTTGTTTTCATTTTATAAAGTGAGGTGGGTTACCATTGTCTCAATTAGAAACCCCGTTATTCGATGCGCTCCTAAAGCACCGTAACCGGCACCCAATTCAGTTCCACATTCCTGGACATAAAAAAGGGCAAGGCGTAGATCCTGCTTTCCGGGAATTTGTTGGCGATAATATATTATCGATCGACTTAATCAATATTGCTCCTTTGGACGATCTCCATTCGCCAAAAGGTGCCATTAAACACGCACAGGATCTGGCAGCGCAAGCTTTTGGCGCGGATCATACATTTTTCTCTGTTCAAGGGACAAGCGGCGCTATTATGACCATGATTTTAAGTGTCGTCGGTCCTAATGACAAAATTCTTGTTCCGCGAAATGTCCATAAATCCATTATGTCAGCTATCGTATTTGCCGGTGCCATCCCTATCTTCATCCATCCGGAAGTTGACAAGGAACTGGGCATTTCCCATGGCATTTCCGCAGAAGCTGTAGAAAAAGCACTGGTTGAATACCCCGATGCCAAAGCTGTACTTGTCATCAATCCGACTTACTTTGGTGTAGCAGCTGATTTAAAACGAATTGTCGATATTGCCCATGGCCGCAATATTCCGGTATTAGTAGACGAAGCACATGGTGTACATATTCATTTCCATAAATCATTGCCTGTATCGGCTATGGCTGCAGGAGCTGATATGGCTGCAACTTCCGTCCATAAATTGGGCGGCTCTATGACGCAGAGCTCTGTGTTAAACGTTCGTGAAGGACTGGTATCGGCAAAACGCGTTCAGTCGACGCTTTCCATGCTGACAACCACTTCAACTTCCTACCCAATACTTGCGTCGCTCGATACCGCGCGCAGGCAGCTGGCCATCCACGGTTTCGATTTGATTGACCAGGCCATCCGGCTATCACAAGACGCACGCAAACGGATCAATAAAATTCCGCATTTGTATTGTGTTGGCAAAGAGATATTGAATACATCAGCAACTTATGACATGGATCCGACAAAGCTCCTGATCAGTGTCAAAAATTTAGGCATTACAGGGCATCAGGCAGAAGAGTGGCTAAGAGAAAACGCCAATATCGAAATCGAGCTGTCTGATTTATATAATATTCTTTGTTTGGTAACAATCGGCGATACACGAAAAGAGCTCAATCTCCTGATCAATGCGCTTCAGCGGATGAGCAAAGCCTTCGAAAGCGATGCAGCAGTGATCGAGCCTGTCGTCCTCTTGCCGGATATCCCGCGCCTTGCTATGACGCCGAGAGATGCTTTTTACGCAACAACCGAAGTGATTTCAATCGAAGATGCAGTTGGCCGCATTTCAGCTGAATTTATCATGGTTTATCCGCCTGGCATTCCGATTTTCATCCCTGGCGAAATCATTACGCAGGAAAACATCGCTTATATTGATATGAACGTCAAAGCTGGTCTTCCAGTCCAGGGTCCGGAAGACGATACATTGAAAAAGCTTCGTGTCATTAAAGAACAGCAGGCAATACGTTAAACGAATAAACGGCCAGAAAGCAATGTAATTTGCTTTTCTGGCCGTTTATTTATTCTTTTACGTTTTCAATTTCTTCGGGGTCAATAAATGAGTAGCCTTTTGCCTGCAAGCCTTCAATAATTTTCGGCAGCGCTTCTGCTGTCCATTTGCGGTCATGCATCAGCAGATTTGAGCCATTTCTCAAGAATTCCGTATTGACCATAATATCGGCCAATGCAGCAGGGTTCATGTATTGCGTTTCCCAGTCATAGCCATATGACCAGTTCATTAACAGCATGCCTTCTTGAGCCGTCAGCTCCTTGCTGAAATCAGTATTGGAACCATTAGGCGCTCTAAAAAACTTCGGTTTTTCGCCGATGATCTGTTCAACGGTTTCGCTCAGCGATAAAATTTCTTCACGCTGCTCCTCTTCTCCAATGGTTTTTAAATTCGCATGGGTAGAAGTGTGATTGCCAATAGCAAAACCCATCTCATGAATTTTTTTCAAATTCGCTTTTTCTTCATCCGTATCAAGGAAATGGCCATTAACAAAGAAAATGGCTGGAACATTTCTGTCTTTTAATACAGAAGCCATTTCGACCGAGTGATCATCCGGTGCATCATCAATGGTAATCAACACCGCTTCAGCAGGCGCTTCCCCAATTGGTTCCAAGCTCCAAGTTTGTGGATTGAGCCGGTATTGCGGCTCAGCTGCCAGCTCTACGGGTTCTTTTTCCGGTTTTTCAACGGTGTCTTCCGCCTGCTCGACTTCGATTTTCTTTTCTTCTTCTGCTTTGTCAGGCGCTGCTGCAGCCGATTCTTCGGTTTCTGCAGCTTGACCGTTATTGCCAGTATTCGTTTTTTCTTCACTGCAAGCTGTCAACAACGCGAGTCCTGCTGCCAATACAAACCATTTTGTATGTATCATGCCATTATCACCTGCCGCCCTTTCTTTACCAAACATATTTTACCATAATTGGTTAAAAGAAAAAAGGAGCCCGCATCAAAGATGCGGGCTCCTTTAAAATTATTTAATGATGTGGATAGGTGTTCCAAGAGCTACTTCAGCAGCTTCCATTGAAACCTCAGACAAAGTCGGGTGAGCATGGATTGTCATTGCGATATCTTCCACAGTCATTCCTGCTTCAATTGCAAGACCAAGCTCAGCGATCATATCAGATGCCCCTGCACCCACAATGTGAGCGCCAAGAAGCAAACCGTCTGATTTGCGTGAAACGAGCTTCACGAAACCATCAGGTGCATTTAGTGACAATGCACGGCCGTTTGCGCCAAATGGGAATTTGGCTGCTGTAAATTCAAATCCTTCATTTTTTGCTTGCTCTTCAGTTAAACCGACGCTTGCA is part of the Planococcus shenhongbingii genome and harbors:
- a CDS encoding aminotransferase class I/II-fold pyridoxal phosphate-dependent enzyme: MSQLETPLFDALLKHRNRHPIQFHIPGHKKGQGVDPAFREFVGDNILSIDLINIAPLDDLHSPKGAIKHAQDLAAQAFGADHTFFSVQGTSGAIMTMILSVVGPNDKILVPRNVHKSIMSAIVFAGAIPIFIHPEVDKELGISHGISAEAVEKALVEYPDAKAVLVINPTYFGVAADLKRIVDIAHGRNIPVLVDEAHGVHIHFHKSLPVSAMAAGADMAATSVHKLGGSMTQSSVLNVREGLVSAKRVQSTLSMLTTTSTSYPILASLDTARRQLAIHGFDLIDQAIRLSQDARKRINKIPHLYCVGKEILNTSATYDMDPTKLLISVKNLGITGHQAEEWLRENANIEIELSDLYNILCLVTIGDTRKELNLLINALQRMSKAFESDAAVIEPVVLLPDIPRLAMTPRDAFYATTEVISIEDAVGRISAEFIMVYPPGIPIFIPGEIITQENIAYIDMNVKAGLPVQGPEDDTLKKLRVIKEQQAIR
- a CDS encoding NAD(P)H-dependent flavin oxidoreductase, whose amino-acid sequence is MNFTTRITELLGTRLPIVQGGLAYLAYAELAAAVSNAGGLGQITAMSLSSPELLREEIRKVRKLTDQPFGVNFAIGEHGRPFSHMLEVAIQENVPVVSMTGGNPTPIFDQLKGTPIKKLVLVAARRQAQKAEELGADAVMVVGHEGGGHLGRDDIGTMVLIPQVVDAVSIPVIASGGIGDGRGWMAAHALGAEGIEMGTRFIATKECVHASEEYKKALVDSNESDTVIIKKSIGAPARTLKNSWTNKILEIEAITPSYEALRDYVSGTANKRYIYDGNLTEGFGWAGQVTGLIKDVPTVQELMDRMVKEAVEIRTRWAITP
- a CDS encoding UPF0223 family protein — translated: MDYSYPFSIDWTTDEIIDVVTFFEGIELAYEKGIRREDMMFRYRRFKEIVPSIAEEKTYFREFEEESGYASFPVIKEMKVRNDNDLISVQKK
- a CDS encoding polysaccharide deacetylase family protein, which codes for MIHTKWFVLAAGLALLTACSEEKTNTGNNGQAAETEESAAAAPDKAEEEKKIEVEQAEDTVEKPEKEPVELAAEPQYRLNPQTWSLEPIGEAPAEAVLITIDDAPDDHSVEMASVLKDRNVPAIFFVNGHFLDTDEEKANLKKIHEMGFAIGNHTSTHANLKTIGEEEQREEILSLSETVEQIIGEKPKFFRAPNGSNTDFSKELTAQEGMLLMNWSYGYDWETQYMNPAALADIMVNTEFLRNGSNLLMHDRKWTAEALPKIIEGLQAKGYSFIDPEEIENVKE